The Neurospora crassa OR74A linkage group IV, whole genome shotgun sequence genome has a segment encoding these proteins:
- a CDS encoding amidohydrolase codes for MQIKVTLPNDTINRDSVDDRASYHGILADVLIPGRGEPLKNGALVVKDSVIEWVGPSDEIPSEYSSIRVSRVPVLMPGMWDVHTHYEGVGVAQGIRESMKPFLPGTATLIGAVIVDDMRRTLMAGFTSIRELGGYAGDVAPAIDMGAIVGPHVYAAMSLLSITGGHGDLHDVPLRTVLDACANGSSSCFLCDGVDGCINAVRQQIRRGAKVIKVCSTGGVLSLNDQPEDTQFSAEELRAIVQEAKRSSRVVAAHAHGKPGIMAALDAGVKSIEHGSFLDEEVAAKMKEKDAILVPTRHVVEGMAANNDDLDPRQRAKLERTMQLSRDSIKLAHRMGVKIALGTDTFRSDKNHAVAHGKNAMELRYAIEAGMTPLQAIEMATATPPETLGPQARKSGQLKAGYDADLIAISSNPLEDIEILIDPDNITHVWKGGVLFKCPQ; via the exons ATGCAGATCAAAGTAACTCTGCCCAACGACACCATCAACAGGGACTCTGTCGATGATAGAGCTTCCTACCATGGAATCCTCGCCGATGTTCTGATACCCGGCCGTGGTGAGCCTCTGAAGAACGGGGCGTTGGTGGTGAAAGACTCGGTTATCGAGTGGGTTGGGCCAAGCGACGAGATACCCTCAGAATATTCCTCAATCCGTGTCTCGCGTGTACCGGTTCTTATGCC AGGCATGTGGGATGTACACACACATTACGAGGGTGTCGGCGTCGCACAGGGCATCAGAGAAAGCATGAAGCCTTTCTTACCCGGGACAGCCACGCTCATCGGGGCAGTTATTGTCGACGACATGCGCCGAACGCTCATGGCGGGGTTCACCTCGATCCGCGAGCTCGGCGGCTATGCTGGGGACGTTGCACCCGCTATTGACATGGGCGCCATTGTCGGCCCGCACGTGTACGCGGCCATGAGCCTACTTAGCATCACAGGTGGCCATGGAGATCTTCATGATGTGCCCCTCCGGACCGTTTTAGATGCTTGCGCAAATGGCTCATCATCGTGCTTCCTTTGTGACGGCGTGGACGGCTGTATCAATGCTGTGCGGCAGCAGATTCGACGAGGCGCCAAGGTGATCAAGGTCTGCTCGACGGGCGGCGTGCTTTCGCTGAATGACCAGCCCGAGGACACGCAGTTCAGCGCCGAGGAGTTGCGAGCCATTGTGCAAGAAGCCAAGCGGAGCAGCCGAGTAGTAGCCGCTCATGCCCACGGAAAGCCCGGTATCATGGCGGCTCTGGATGCGGGAGTGAAGAGCATCGAACATGGCTCGTTCCTGGACGAGGAGGTTGCCgccaagatgaaggagaaggatgccATTCTGGTCCCTACACGCCACGTCGTCGAGGGCATGGCTGCTAATAATGACGACCTCGATCCACGGCAAAGAGCGAAGCTGGAGCGAACCATGCAGCTGTCGAGAGACAGCATCAAACTGGCTCACCGGATGGGGGTCAAGATTGCCCTAGGGACAGACACTTTCCGCAGCGACAAGAATCATGCGGTAGCCCACGGGAAAAACGCCATGGAACTTCGCTACGCCATTGAGGCTGGGATGACTCCTCTTCAGGCCATTGAGATGGCAACCGCTACTCCTCCTGAAACCTT GGGTCCTCAGGCTCGAAAGTCGGGCCAGCTCAAGGCTGGCTATGACGCCGACTTGATCGCCATTTCGTCTAACCCGCTTGAAGACATTGAGATTTTGATAGATCCGGATAACATCACCCATGTGTGGAAGGGAGGCGTGCTGTTCAAGTGCCCTCAATAA
- a CDS encoding C-4 methylsterol oxidase, variant → MQNDVLATGLMSFFMHEIVYFGRSLPWMIIDALPMFNKYKIQKEKRPTWREQFECAGLVLLSHCTVELPQIWLFHPIATYFGLDYGVPFPPLWKMALHICIFFVMEDAWHYWNHRALHYGPLYKAIHKIHHTYSAPFGLTAEYASPIEVMLLGIGTVGSPILWVSITKDLHLATMYVWIVLRLFQAIDAHSGYDFPFSLRHFLPFWCGAEHHDLHHERFIGNYASSFRWWDYCLDTEAGEEAAKARRDKKLAAIKAKKAQ, encoded by the exons ATGCAGAACGACGTTCTCGCGACCGGTCTCATGAGCTTCTTCATGCACGAGATCGTCTACTTCGGCAGGTCGCTCCCGTGGATGATCATCGATGCTCTCCCCATGTTCAACAAGTACAAGATTCAAAAA GAAAAACGCCCCACCTGGAGGGAACAGTTCGAGTGCGCCGGTCTCGTTCTCCTCAGCCACTGCACCGTCGAACTCCCTCAGATCTGGCTCTTCCACCCCATCGCCACCTACTTTGGTCTCGACTATGGCGTgcccttccctcctctttggAAGATGGCCCTTCACATCtgcatcttcttcgtcatggAGGATGCTTGGCACTATTGGAACCACCGCGCGCTTCACTACGGCCCTCTCTACAAGGCCATCCACAAGATTCACCACACGTACAGCGCGCCCTTTGGTCTCACCGCCGAGTACGCCTCCCCCATTGAGGTTATGCTCCTCGGTATTGGTACTGTAGGATCCCCCATCCTCTGGGtttccatcaccaaggaCCTCCATCTCGCCACCATGTATGTCTGGATTGTCCTCCGTCTCTTCCAGGCCATCGACGCCCATTCCGGCTATGACTTCCCCTTCAGCTTGCGccacttcctccccttctggTGCGGTGCTGAGCACCACGATCTCCACCACGAGCGCTTCATCGGCAACTATGCCTCCAGCTTCCGCTGGTGGGATTACTGCCTCGACACCGAGGCCGGTGAGGAAGCTGCCAAGGCTCGCCGTGACAAGAAGCTTGCGGccatcaaggccaagaaggcccAGTAA
- a CDS encoding C-4 methylsterol oxidase has translation MASAVLNATVAGLSSTDTYFTVLEEVSKYNVQLSYPEKLWAAWYLWMQNDVLATGLMSFFMHEIVYFGRSLPWMIIDALPMFNKYKIQKEKRPTWREQFECAGLVLLSHCTVELPQIWLFHPIATYFGLDYGVPFPPLWKMALHICIFFVMEDAWHYWNHRALHYGPLYKAIHKIHHTYSAPFGLTAEYASPIEVMLLGIGTVGSPILWVSITKDLHLATMYVWIVLRLFQAIDAHSGYDFPFSLRHFLPFWCGAEHHDLHHERFIGNYASSFRWWDYCLDTEAGEEAAKARRDKKLAAIKAKKAQ, from the exons ATGGCTTCGGCAGTCCT TAATGCGACCGTCGCTGGCCTGAGCTCGACAGACACGTACTTCACCGTCTTGGAGGAGGTTTCCAAGTACAATGTTCAGCTGAGCTACCCCGAGAAGCTCTGGGCG GCGTGGTATCTGTGGATGCAGAACGACGTTCTCGCGACCGGTCTCATGAGCTTCTTCATGCACGAGATCGTCTACTTCGGCAGGTCGCTCCCGTGGATGATCATCGATGCTCTCCCCATGTTCAACAAGTACAAGATTCAAAAA GAAAAACGCCCCACCTGGAGGGAACAGTTCGAGTGCGCCGGTCTCGTTCTCCTCAGCCACTGCACCGTCGAACTCCCTCAGATCTGGCTCTTCCACCCCATCGCCACCTACTTTGGTCTCGACTATGGCGTgcccttccctcctctttggAAGATGGCCCTTCACATCtgcatcttcttcgtcatggAGGATGCTTGGCACTATTGGAACCACCGCGCGCTTCACTACGGCCCTCTCTACAAGGCCATCCACAAGATTCACCACACGTACAGCGCGCCCTTTGGTCTCACCGCCGAGTACGCCTCCCCCATTGAGGTTATGCTCCTCGGTATTGGTACTGTAGGATCCCCCATCCTCTGGGtttccatcaccaaggaCCTCCATCTCGCCACCATGTATGTCTGGATTGTCCTCCGTCTCTTCCAGGCCATCGACGCCCATTCCGGCTATGACTTCCCCTTCAGCTTGCGccacttcctccccttctggTGCGGTGCTGAGCACCACGATCTCCACCACGAGCGCTTCATCGGCAACTATGCCTCCAGCTTCCGCTGGTGGGATTACTGCCTCGACACCGAGGCCGGTGAGGAAGCTGCCAAGGCTCGCCGTGACAAGAAGCTTGCGGccatcaaggccaagaaggcccAGTAA
- a CDS encoding GTP-binding protein, with amino-acid sequence MSSNRNYDFLIKLLLIGDSGVGKSCCLLRFSEDSFTPSFITTIGIDFKIRTIELDGKRVKLQIWDTAGQERFRTITTAYYRGAMGILLVYDVTDERSFNNIRTWFANVEQHATEGVNKILIGNKCDWEEKRAVSKEQGQALADELGIPFLEVSAKANINIEEAFFSLANDIKKRIIDTSGKEASGGSSGVNVSDNSGSGSGGKCC; translated from the exons ATGTCGAGTAACAGGAATTACGATTTTCTG ATCAAGCTGCTCTTGATCGGAGACTCGGGCGTTGGCAAGTCCTGCTGTCTGTTGCGCTTTAGCGAAGACTCATTCACACCGTCATttatcaccaccatcggTATCGACTTCAAGATCCGCACAATCGAACTCGATGGCAAGCGGGTGAAGCTACAGATATGGGATACCGCCGGTCAAGAGCGTTTCCGTACCATCACGACGGCATACTACAGAGGCGCCATGGGCATTCTTCTCGTTTACGACGTGACGGATGAAAGGTCATTCAACA ATATCCGTACCTGGTTCGCCAACGTGGAGCAACACGCGACGGAAGGAGTCAACAAGATTCTCATTGGAAACAAGTGCGACTGGGAGGAAAAGAGGGCGGTTTCCAAGGAACAAGGCCAAGCGCTAGCCGACGAGCTTGGCATTCCCTTCCTCGAGGTTTCGGCCAAGGCGAACATCAACATCGAAGAGGCCTTCTTCAGCCTCGCCAACGACATCAAGAAGCGCATCATCGACACATCCGGCAAAGAGGCGTCTGGCGGCTCGTCGGGCGTGAACGTCAGCGACAACAGCGGGTCAGGATCCGGCGGCAAGTGCTGTTAA